The following is a genomic window from Pseudomonas parafulva.
GTCGGTGGACGAGGAACCCATCGGCAGGAACACGGTGTTCATCGCCGGGTCGTAGGACATCGGCGCCCAGCTGTTGGGTGTGCTGCGCACGTAGGTGCTGCCGTCGGCCGGGGCCTGGCGGTCTTGTGGATTGCCCGGGTCGAAGGCCCAGCGCATCTGCCCGCTGATCACGTCGAAGCCACGGATCACGCCGCCGGGCATGTCGGTCTGGACGTTGTCGGCCACTCGGCCGCCGACCACCACGGTGGTGCCGGCCATCAGGGGCGCCGAAGAGAGCTGATAGTAGGAGTCCGGCACGTCGCCCAGGCCGGCCTTGAGGTCCACTTGGCCGTTGTTGCCGAAGCCCTGGCAGAAGGCGCCGGTGTCGGCATCCACCGCGATCAGGCGGCCGTCGATGGTGTTGGTCAGCAGGCGGCGCTGGCAGTTGGCGCCCGCCGGTACGCTGGCGACAGTGACCGGCGTGCTGTTGGGCTGGCTCGGCTGGGCGGTCGGCACGGTGGCGTCGAAGTAGGCCATGCCACGGCAACGCTGCCAGACTTTGGACTGGGCGTTGATTTCGTTCTTCCACAGCTGTTTGCCGGTGTCGGCATCCAGGGCGATCAGGTTGTTGTGCGGGGTGCAGATGAACACCTTGTCACCGACCTGCAGCGGGGTGAGCTGGTCTTCGGCGCCGTTGCCGTCGCTCACGGCCACGTCACCGGTGTGATAGGTCCAGGCGACCTTGAGCTGGTCGACGTTGCTGCGGTTGATCTGGTCCAGCGCTGCGAAGCGGCTGCCGCCTTCGGTGTTGCCATAGTGCGCCCAGTCTTTCTGCTCGGTGCCTGGCTTGACGGCGGTCAGGCCCGGACCGTTACCGGTGGGGGCGACACTGGGGTGAGCGACGAACATGTTGCCGGCAGCGATGACCACCGCCACCGCCAGCACCGCCGCCACGCCGAACGCGCCACGGCCGGCGCGGGCGCCAGCGGCGCTCACCAGCAGCGGGTAGATCAGCGCCACCACGACGCCGATCACGGCGAACATGAACAGACGCGAGAACAGCGGCCAGAACACCAGGCCGACGTCAGCCAGCGCCCAGATCAGGGTGCCGATCAGGAACGCCGCGTACAGCCAGGCGCCCGCGGTCTTGCGGCGGGCGATCAGCAGCCCGGACAGGGTCATGGCCGCGCCGCCGATCAGGAAGTACCAGGAACCGCCCAGGCCGGCCAGCTTGATGCCGCCGGCGGCCAGCAACAGGCCGAGCAGGGCGATGATCACGCCCAGTCCTAGAAGGATGAAGGTTGAGGCGCCGGAGGCGCGGGGTGAGTTGTTCATGCCAGGGATCTCGCAGGTGGAATGTGCGAAGTCTAAGCCCTTAGCAAGCTAATTAACAAGTTGGTACATTTTGTTTTGTGACGGATTGTCGCAGGGCTAGCAGGCGTCATTTGAGAGAGTGTGTCGACATCGAGTCGCTAAAAGAGGTGAAACACGGGTAAACGCCTCAGCAGCAGGATTCGACCAAAGTCGAGGCGCAGATCCCTCTCTGCGGCTATTCAACCTTTGAGTTCATGCTGCTTTCGATAGGCACCCGGTTGCACCCCGACCGCCTTGGCGAAGGCTCGGGTAAAGGCCGCCACCGACTGATAACCGGCCTGCGCGCCGACCTGTTCCACGGTATTGCCCGCGCGCAGCAACTGGCAGGCATGGCGCATGCGCAGCGCCAGCAGCACTTGGCCTGGCGACTGTCCGGCCAGTTCGTTGAAACGCTTGAAAAAGGCCGAGCGCGACAGACCGGCGCAGGCCGCCATGCTTTCCAGGGTCCAGGGCTGGCCCGGCGCATCGATCAGGCGTTCGAGCAGTCCGGCGAAGGCCGGCTGGCGGGCGAGGGCGATCAGGCCGCCCAGCGAGTCTGCACCTTGGCCATGCTGGCGCAGCACGTAGAGGAACAACAGGTGAGTGAGGCGTTCGAGCAAGGTCTGCGACGGCGCGGGCAGCCGTCGGCACTCTTGCAGGATCAACTCGAACAGCGCCCGCGCAGCGCTTCCGGCAGGGTCTTCGGCGCGCAGCACGATCCAGTCGGCCAGCCCCTCGACGATCAGCGACGACAGCCCGGACTGGAACTGGAAGAAGCCGCACACCAGACCCACACCGTCGCCGGCCTCCAGGTCCAGGGGCTGCATGCTGCGTCGCGGCTGGGCGCAGGCGTCGTGCGCATCGGCGTCGCTGGACAGCCGGTAGGGCAAGTCGCGCAGCAGGAACACCGCATCGCCGCTGTCCAGGCGCAGCGGCTCGGGCTGGCCGTCCAGGTGCAGCCAGCAATGCCCCTGGACCACCAGGTGGAAGCTGGCGCGGCCCATCCCCTGCGTGCTGGCGTGCCAGCCGCCGCAGTAACGGCCTACGTGGAACAGGCTGGCATCGAACTCCAGACCCTCTAATAACCAATCGACGAGATGGCAAGACGAAATCATCTAATGCAAAGACTCAGGAGCAAGGAAAGGCGACTGATGAATATGGATGCGGCTTCTTATAACCAACAGACTGTAGGGACACTGTCAAAGGAGACCCCTCCATGTCCTCGCGCATTACTCTACACACTCTGCAGAGCGCCCCGGAAGCGGCGCGCCCGTTCCTCGAGAGCGCGCAGAAGAATTCCGGCTTCATCCCCAACCTGCTGGGCATCCTGGCCAACGCCCCGGCGGCGCTGGAAACCTATGTGACCGTGTCGGCACTCAATGGCAAGTCCGAGCTGACCCTGGCCGAGCGTGAAGTGGTGCAGTTGATCGCCGCGACCAATCACGGCTGCGATTTCTGCGTGGCCGGCCATACCGCCGTGGCCCTGAACAAGGCCAAGCTGCCGCCCGCCGTGGTCGATGCCTTGCGCGCCCGTGGCGAACTGCCCGATGCGCGCTACGAAACCCTGGCCGCATTCACCCGTGAAGTGATCGCCACCCGTGGCAACGTCAGCGACGCCACCTACCAGGCCCTGCGCGACGCCGGCTTCACCGAGGGCAACGCGCTGGAAGTCATCTTGGGCGTGAGCCTGGCGACGCTGTGCAACTTTGCTAATGTGTTCGCCCAAACGCCGCTCAACGACCAACTGAGCCAATACCGCTGGCAGCCCGAGGCGTAATCCGCGCCCGTTGCCGGCACCCGGCGTGATCAAAGGAGTAGGGACATGCTTGATACTGCATTTCGTCACTGGCTGGATGCCAATGCCGAGGCAATCGACCAAGGCCAGTGCGACCCGCACCGGGTCCTGGCGCACATCGCCGAATCGCAGGTGCTGCGTGTCGGCATCGCGCCGGCGCTGGGCGGCAGCGGTGGCGATGTCACTGATGCGGTGGAGGCCATCGCCGCCATCGCCAGCCGTTCGCTGGCCTCGGCGTTCGTCTGCTGGGGGCAGCGCGCCTTCATCGAATACCTGTTGCACAGCCCCAACGAGGCGCTGCGCGAGCGTCTGCTGGCCGACCTGCTGAGCGGTGAATTGGCCGGTGCCACCGGCTTGTCCAACGCCATGAAGTTCCTCTCGGGCATCGAGGCCCTGCAAGTGCAGGCGCGTGCCCAGGCCGATGGCTGGACGCTCGAGGGCCGCCTGCACTGGGTCACCAACCTGCGCCAGAGCGGTTTCGTGGTGGCCGCCGCGATCGAGGCCGAGCAGGGCCAGGCACCCTTCGTCATGGCCATTCCCTCCGCCAGCCTGGGCCTGGAGCGCTCCGACGACCTGCAACTGATGGGCCTGCAATCGAGCAGCACGGCTGCGCTGGCGTTCCATCAAGTGCAACTGGACCGCAGTTGGCTGCTGCACGACAACGCCCGCGAGTTCCTGCCGCGCGTGCGCCCGGCGTTCCTGGCGCTGCAATGCGGCATGTCCATCGGCCTGGCGCGACGTGCTCTGGATGAGGTGCGCGAGCACCTGCAGGGGCGTGGCTCGTTCCTCGCCGAGGCCGAGCAGGTGCTGCGCGAGCGCCTGGAAAACACCGTCGGCGAGCTCAAGCAAGGCCTGCTCGATGGGCGTTTCCTGGCCCAGCCCGCGGCGCTGTTCAAACTGCGCATCACCTTGGCCGAAAGCGCCGCCGATGCTGTGCAGATGGAGCTGCAGGCCAGCGGCGGCAAGGCTTACCTGACTGCCTATGGCGAAGGCTTCGCCCGCCGCTGGCGCGAGTCGGCGTTCGTGCCGATCGTCACCCCGAGCCTGGTGCAACTGCGCGCCGAGCTGCAGCGCCAGGCGGCCAGTGTATGACCGACGTGCTGCTCGAAGCCCGCGCCATCAGCCTGGGCTACCCGCGCGACGGCGGCTGGCAGGCGGTGCTGGAACATTTCGACCTGCGCCTGGCGCCTGGCGAGGTGGTGACTATCCTGGGGCCAAGCGGCGTTGGCAAATCCAGTCTGTTGCGGGTGCTGGCGGGGCTGCAGCAGCCTGGCGGCGGCAGCGTGTCGCTGCATGGCCAGCCGCTGCAAGGACCGCACCCGCGCCTGGCCGTGGCCTTTCAGGACCCGAGCCTGCTGCCCTGGCTGAGCTTGGAGAAGAACGTCGCCTTTGGCCTGGATTTCGCCCGCCAACCGAAGCTGGCCGCTGATCAGCGCCGGGCGCGGATCGACCATGCCATCGAGGCGGTGGGCCTGAGCCATGCGCGCAACCAGTACCCGGCGCAACTCTCCGGCGGCATGGCCCAGCGCACTGCGTTGGCCCGCTGCCTGGCGCGTCAGCCCGAAGTGCTGCTGCTCGACGAACCCTTCGGGGCGCTCGACGAAGTCACCCGCGCCGACATGCAGCAACTGCTGCTGCAATTGATCGCCACGCACAATACCGCGGCGGTGCTGATCACCCACGACATCGACGAAGCGCTGCTGCTGTCGGACCGCGTGCTGCTACTGGGCAATCACCCGGCGCGCACCTTGGGCCAATGGCACATCGACCTGCCGCAGCCGCGTGCACAGCGGGTCGAGGAACTGGGCGCGCTGCGCATCGACATACTGAAAACCCTACGGCAGGCGAGCCGCCCCACCTCACATCCTTCCTCACCCCTGTCGTCGGAGTCCGTTCATGTGCATGGATGATTGCTGCTCTTCCTCTTCGCGTCGCGATTTCATCAAGCTCAGCGCCATGCTCACTGCCGCCGGCGCACTGCCGATGCTGGCGAGCCTGCAGGCGCGCGCCGCCGCCGAGCCGGATGCGCCGGTGCGCATCGGCTATTTGCCGATCACCGACGCCACGCCGCTATTGGTGGCACACAACAACGGCCTGTTCGAGGCCGAAGGCATCAAGGCCGAGCGTCCGGTGTTGCTGCGCAGTTGGGCGCAGGTGATCGAGGCGTTCATCTCCGGGCAGGTCAACGTGATTCACCTGCTGTCGCCGATGACCGTGTGGGCGCGCTACGGCAGCAAGGTGCCGGCCAAGGTGGTGGCCTGGAACCATGTCGGCGGCTCGGGCCTGACCGTGGCACCGGACATCACCGACATGAAGCAACTGGGCGGCAAGACCGTGGCGATTCCGTTCTGGTACTCGATCCACAATGTCGTGCTGCAGCAAATGCTCGCCGACAGCGGCCTTACCGCGGTCTCCAAGCCGGCCACTGCGGCGTTGGCGGCCAACGAAGTGAACCTGCTGGTGCTGCCGCCGTCGGACATGCCACCGGCCCTGGCGAGCAAGCGCATCGCCGGCTACATCGTTGCCGAACCGTTCAACGCCCTGGCCGAGAACCTCAAGGTCGGGCGCGTGCAGCGCTTCACCGGCGATGTCTGGCGCAACCATGCCTGCTGCGTGGTGTTCATGCACGAGCACGACCTGAACAACCGTCCCGAGTGGTCGCAGAAAGTGGTCAACGCCATCGTCAAGGCCCAGCAGTGGACCCGCGAGCACCGCGCCGAGGCGGCTGCGCTGCTGTCCAAGGCCGGCCCGAACAAGTACACCCCGCACGAACCGGCCGTGCTGACCAAGGTCCTGGCACCCTCGGCAGAGGACCGCGCCGCCTACCTGGCCAGCGGCGCCATTCGCCATGCGCAGTGGGATGAACGGCGCATCGACTTCCAGCCGTACCCGTTCCCCAGCTACACCGAGGAACTGGTCAAGCGCCTGAAAAACACCCTGATCGAGGGCCAGAGCGATTTCCTCGCAGGGCTCGATCCTGCGCAGACGGCCCGTGACCTGGTCGACGACCGTTTCGTGCGCAACGCCATCGCCGCAGTGGGCGGGCCCTCGGTGTTCGGCATCGCCGACAGCTTCGAGCGCAGCGAGGAGTTCGCGGACTGATGCGCAAGCCTGTGATCCATGCTGCCCTGGGCCTGGCCGGACTGGTGGCGTTGTTGCTGTTGTGGTGGGCCGGGGTGCGGGTGTTCGGCGAGGCCGATGGTTTGTCGGCGCGTTTCTCACCCCAGGCCACCTTGGCCAGCCTTGCCGAGTTGCTGACGCACGGGGAGGTCTACGGGCACATCTGGGTGAGCCTCAAGCGCATCCTCATCGGCCTGCTGCTGGCGTTGCTGATCGGCGTGCCGCTGGGGCTGCTGGTGGGCAGCTACCGGCACCTGGAGGCGGCGACCACGCCGGCGTTCCAGTTCCTGCGCATGATCTCGCCGCTGTCGTGGATGCCGGTGGTGGTGATGCTGATGGGCGTGGGCGATCAACCGATCTACTTCCTGCTGGCCTTCGCTGCGCTGTGGCCGATCCTGCTCAACACGGCGGCGGGGGTGCGTCAGCTCGACCCGCGTTGGCTGCAACTGTCGCGCAGCCTCAGCGCCACGCGCTGGGAAACCCTGTGCAAGGTGATCGTCCCCGGCGTGATCGGCCATGTGCTGACGGGCGTGCGCTTGGCCATCGGCATCCTGTGGATCGTGCTGGTGCCGTGCGAGATGCTTGGCGTCAGCGCCGGGCTGGGCTATTTCATCCTCGACACCCGCGACCGCCTGGCCTATTCGGAACTGATGGCGATGGTGCTGTTGATCGGTGCGCTGGGCTTTTTGCTCGACGCCCTGGCGCGTGGGCTGCATCGGCGCTGGGTGCATGCCTGAGCGTCAGTTGCCCGCGCCATGGGCTGCCAGGCTGAAGGGCGCCAGGTCCACTGGCGGCTGCGTCTGGACGATCAGTCGAGCGAGGCCCTCGCCGCTGGCGCAGGCCAGGGTGAAACCCAGTGGGCCGTGACCGACATTGAGCCACAGGTTGTCCAGGCCCGGCGCCCGGTCGATGATCGGCTTGCCCAGCGCAGTGGCCGGGCGCAGGCCCGCCCAGGCTTGGATCTGGCGCAAGTCCAGGGCGGGAAACACTTCGCCGACCTGCCGCTTGAGCAGGGCGATGCGGCGCTCGGGGGCGTGCGCTGTGCGTGCGCCCAGATCCACCATCGCAGCGATGCGCAACGACTCCCCAAGCGGCGCGTAGAGGATCTTGCGGCTGGCATCGGTGATGCTGATTTTCGGCAGGCTGAGGTTCTCGTTCGGCTGCACGCTCAGGGTGTAACCGCGCAGGGGGTAGAGCGGCAGGTCGATGCCCAACGGCTTGACCAACGGGACGCTGGCGATACCGCAGGCGATCACGAAACCATCGGCCGGCAGGCGATCCTCGCCCAACCTCAATGCGGCAAGCCGCGAACCGCGCCGCTCGAAGCCGCTGACCGCTTCACCCAAGTGCAAACGCACGTTGCGCATCCCCTGTAATTGCCGTTTCACACCCTCGCAGAACAGACGGCAGTTGCCGACCGCATCCCCTGGCGTGAAGATCCCGCCCGCCAGACGTTCAGCCACCGCGGCCAATGCCGGCTCCAGTACGGTGCACTCACTCGCGCTGAGCACCTGGTGACGGGCGCCGGCTGCCTGCTGACGTTCGAGCAGTCTCGCGGCAGCGCTCAATGAGGCGGCGCTGCGATGGATGATCAGCTTGCCGCTGTGGCGCAGGTCGAAGTCGATGGGGGTGTGCTGCAGCAGCTCGGTCATCAGCGTCTGGCTGCGCAACGACAGGCTGAGCATTTCGCCGAAGGTCTGCTCGACCCGCGATGCCCGGCACGCTCGCAGGAACGCCAGGCACCAACGCCACTGCCGAGGGTCCAGGCGCGGGCGCAGGTGCAGGGGGGCTTCGCGCGACAACAGCCAGCGGGGCAGGTGGCCCAGCACCGATGGGTCGGCCAGGGGCGCGACGTTGTTGTAGCTCAACTGCCCGCCATTGGCGAAGCTGGTTTCCAGCGCCACGTCCTGGTTACGCTCGACCAGCGTGACCTCGAGCCCGGCCCGCGCCAGGTACAGCGCGCTCGACAGGCCAATGACGCCTGCGCCCACTACCACGACGTGCATGCCATGCCCCCTGATCCGTGATCCGCTCCCAAGTATGGCCGGGAATCTCAATGGGTGCGTGGTCGGCTCTGACTCAACGCGGTATACGCCGCCCTGACCTCATCGAACCCGTACCGCGCCTCCAGCCGCTTGACGATGAAATGGCCGCGCGCCATGTCCTGGTAGAAACGGGTGAACAGGGTATTGATCGTTGCCCCGGTCACCGCGCCGATGACCGGCACGGCCTGGGCGGCGAACTTGCTGGAAATGGTCACCCCGAAGCGCGTGGCGACTTTCTCGATCAGCAGCGCCAGCCACTTGCCGGCCTGCGCCGGATTGAGGTTCTTGACCGCTGAGGCGCCCTGGCGGGCGGCGATTTCAGCCAACTCTCGGGACACATGCTGCAAGGTGCGGCTGGTGAAACTGCGGGTCAGGTAGTAGCCGGTTTCGGCGGCGTCGTCGCTGTCGCTGGGACCGCCCAAGGCGAACACTTCGATGCACGCCTGCTTGGTGCTCAGCTCGCTCAGGTCGAAGCCTTCGCTGCGCGCCACGTCCGCGACGGCGCGCATCATCAAGGTGGTGGACACCGGCAGTTCGACGAACAGCGCCGGGGCACCGAAAGCGCCGCCGAGCGCGCCGCAGGTGGCGGCGTAGAATTTATGCAGGCGCGTCGAGGCGGCCGTGTGCGGACGGTTGTCCAGGCTCCACAGCGCCGCCTCGGCCGACGTGTGCAGCGCGGCCTTGACCGCGCCGTTGATGCGCTTGGCCACCGGGCCGGGCAGGGCCTTGACCGCGCCTTCGATGGGCGAGCCGATCAAGGCCGAGAGCTTGGCGGTGAGCGAAGGCGACTCGAGCAGGGCGACGGCGCGCTTGAGGTCGTTGTAGTCTTCGGGGTGGTCTTGGATAGGCACCAGAGTCTCCAGGGCGTGTCGGGCATTAGGTCGGCGGGATAATCTTCTGACCTTCGCGTGGCGCTTATTTCACCCGCAGCGGACAGATGGATTATTTTTGCCGCAGACCGTGGCGGTCAACACGGCATAATTTTCTGCGCGCGGCTTTCGTTACCCTCAAAGCTGCCCTGGGTCCAGAAGGACCGGGCCACCATCATCCCAAGGAGATTGCCAATGACTTCCGTATTCGACCGCGACGACATCGTGTTCCAGGTTGTGATGAACCACGAGGAGCAGTACTCGATCTGGCCGGACTACAAGGCGATTCCCGCCGGCTGGCACGCCGTGGGCAAGAGCGGGCTGAAAAAAGAGTGCCTGGCCTACATCGACGAGGTGTGGACCGACATGCGTCCGCTGAGCCTGCGCCAGAAGATGGCCGAAGCGGCGGCGCAATAAGCGGTGAGCGCACTCAACCTGCTGTGCCTGCCGTACTCCGGTGCCAGCGCCATGGTCTACAGCCGCTGGCGGCGCAAGCTGCCGGCCTGGCTGCAGGTGCGTCCGGTCGAGCTGCCAGGGCGCGGTGCGCGACTGGCCGAGCCTTTGCACACCGACATGCAGGGCCTGGCCCGGCAACTGGCCAACGAGCAGCGCCTGGCCGCCAGCACGCCCTACGCGTTGCTCGGCCATAGCCTCGGTGCGCTGCTGGCCTTCGAGCTGGCCCATGAGCTGCAAGCCCTGGGCTGTCCGCCACCGGTGGCGCTGTTCGCCTGCGGCACGGCCGCGCCCACGCGCCGCGAAGGCTATGACGGTGCCAACTGGCGCGAGCCCAGAAGCGACGCCGAGCTGATTGACGAACTGCGTGAGCTGCAAGGCACGCCCGAAGACGTGCTGGCCAACCAGGAGCTGATGAGCCTGACCTTGCCGGTGCTCAGGGCCGATTTCCTGCTGTGCGGACGCTACGCCTACCGCCAGCGCGCGCCGCTGCGTTGCCCGCTGCACGTGCTCGGCGGCACGGACGATCGCGCCACCGAGGAGCAACTGCTGGCCTGGAGCCGGGAAAGCCTGGGCGAGTTCTCGCTGGAGCGATTCCCCGGTGGGCACTTCTTCATCCATGAGCATGAGGACCGCGTGCTGGCCACGCTGACCGCAGCCTTGGAGCCCCATCGCCTGACAGCGTGATTGACCCGGCCCTTGTCCTGCGGGAGGCTGGGCGCTTTCTTCAGGACAAGGGCCGTCCCCATGCTCATCGATCCCCGCCAGGCCACGCTGCTCGTGGTCGATATCCAGGAACGCCTGATCGGCGCCATGAGCGACCCGCAGGGCATGCGCGAGCGCGCCCGCTGGCTGCTGGCTGCCAGCGCCGAGCTCGATGTGCCGACGGTCATCTCCGAGCAGTACCCCAAGGGCCTTGGCCCGACCCTGAGTGAGCTCAAGGCCGCCACCCCCCAGGCCGAGGTGGTGCAGAAGCTGCATTTCTCGTGCGTGGCTGCCGACTGCCTGCCGCCCAGCCTGCTGGCGCGCGAGCAGGTGATCGTCTGTGGCATGGAAACCCATGTCTGCGTTCTGCAGACCGTCTTGGGCCTGCTGGCGCTGGGCAAGCAGGTGTTCGTGGTCGAGGATGTCTGCGACAGCCGCACGCCGGCGAGCAAGGCGGCGGGTCTGGCGCGCATGCGCGATGCTGGGGCGCAGATCGTCACCGGCGAGATGGTGCTGTTCGAGCTGCTGGGCAGTGCCAGCCATCCGCTGTTCCGCCATATCAGCAAAACCTACCTGGTGGGAGAGCGCTCCTGAACCGCGTGTGGTTGGCCAGCGCGGTACTGCTGCTGGCCGTGCTCCAGGGCTGCGCCGGGCGTCGGGAGCAGGCGCCGAGCGCCGACCCGGCCCAGGTGCGGGCCGAGCTTCTGCGTTTGTTGCCCACCACGCTCAAGGATCGCCAGGGCTGGGCCGAGGATATTCAGGTGGCTTTCGCCGCCCAGCGCCTGGAGCCCAGCCGCAGCAACCTGTGCGCGGTGCTGGCGGTGACCGAGCAGGAGTCGACATTCAGCGCCGATCCGCAGGTGCCGAACCTGGGGCGCATTGCCCGTGAGGAAATCGACCGCCGCGCCGCACGCTTGCACATTCCCGGTCTGCTGGTCGACGGTGCGCTCAATACCCGTTCCGCCAATGGCCAGACGTACCAGCAACGCTTGCAGGCAGTGCGCAGCGAAGGGCAGCTCAGCGCCCTGTTCGACGACTTCCTCGCCGGCCTGCCGTTGGGCGAGTCGCTGCTCGGCGGTTTCAACCCGGTGCGCACCGGCGGGCCGATGCAGGTCAGCGTCGATTTCGCCCAACGTCATGCCCAGGACTATCCCTATGCGCACGAGGGCAGCCTGCGTCAGGAGGTGTTCACCCGCCGTGGCGGCCTGTACTTCGGCATCGCCCACCTGCTGGGCTACCCGGCCCATTACGAGCGGCCGCTGTATCGCTTCGCCGACTACAACGCCGGCTGGTACGCCAGCCGCAACGCGGCGTTTCAGGCGGCGCTGAGCCGGGTGACGGGCACTGCGCTGGCGCTGGACGGCGACTTGATCGCCCCGGGCGCGTTGCTGCCGGGCACCACGGAGCGCGCCGCACGCCGCCTCGGCACGAAGCTGGGGCTGCGCAACCCGCAGATCCGCAGCCAGTTGGCGCTGGAAAACAGCCTGGCGCTGGAAGACAGCGCGCTGTACCGCGGCGTGTTCGCCCTGGCCGATGCCCAGGCCGGTAAGCCGCTGCCGCGCGCGGTGTTGCCTGGGATCGTGCTGCAGAGCCCGAAAATCACCCGCACGCTGACCACCGCATGGTTCGCCGAACGGGTGGATGGGCGCTACCAGCGCTGTTTGCAGCGCTGAGGGGCAGGGGCGGACTTGGCTCGGGGCGTACACTTCGTTTATTGCGGGTTGCCTTGATTTGTGAGCGCAGTTCGAGCTTTGGTGGGG
Proteins encoded in this region:
- a CDS encoding D-amino acid dehydrogenase, producing the protein MHVVVVGAGVIGLSSALYLARAGLEVTLVERNQDVALETSFANGGQLSYNNVAPLADPSVLGHLPRWLLSREAPLHLRPRLDPRQWRWCLAFLRACRASRVEQTFGEMLSLSLRSQTLMTELLQHTPIDFDLRHSGKLIIHRSAASLSAAARLLERQQAAGARHQVLSASECTVLEPALAAVAERLAGGIFTPGDAVGNCRLFCEGVKRQLQGMRNVRLHLGEAVSGFERRGSRLAALRLGEDRLPADGFVIACGIASVPLVKPLGIDLPLYPLRGYTLSVQPNENLSLPKISITDASRKILYAPLGESLRIAAMVDLGARTAHAPERRIALLKRQVGEVFPALDLRQIQAWAGLRPATALGKPIIDRAPGLDNLWLNVGHGPLGFTLACASGEGLARLIVQTQPPVDLAPFSLAAHGAGN
- a CDS encoding glucose/quinate/shikimate family membrane-bound PQQ-dependent dehydrogenase, encoding MNNSPRASGASTFILLGLGVIIALLGLLLAAGGIKLAGLGGSWYFLIGGAAMTLSGLLIARRKTAGAWLYAAFLIGTLIWALADVGLVFWPLFSRLFMFAVIGVVVALIYPLLVSAAGARAGRGAFGVAAVLAVAVVIAAGNMFVAHPSVAPTGNGPGLTAVKPGTEQKDWAHYGNTEGGSRFAALDQINRSNVDQLKVAWTYHTGDVAVSDGNGAEDQLTPLQVGDKVFICTPHNNLIALDADTGKQLWKNEINAQSKVWQRCRGMAYFDATVPTAQPSQPNSTPVTVASVPAGANCQRRLLTNTIDGRLIAVDADTGAFCQGFGNNGQVDLKAGLGDVPDSYYQLSSAPLMAGTTVVVGGRVADNVQTDMPGGVIRGFDVISGQMRWAFDPGNPQDRQAPADGSTYVRSTPNSWAPMSYDPAMNTVFLPMGSSSTDIYGVERSKLDHTYGASVLALDATTGNEKWVYQTVHNDLWDFDLPMQPSLIDFTKPDGSTVPAVVIGTKAGQIYVLDRATGKPLTQVDEVPVKPSNIPNEPYSPTQPKSVGMPQIGAQTLTESDMWGATPYDQLLCRIDFKKMRYDGLYTAPGTDLSLSFPGSLGGMNWGSLSTDPVHGFIFVNDMRLGLWIQMIPSQNKGQATSGGEALNTGMGAVPLKGTPYAVNKNRFLSVAGIPCQAPPYGTLTAIDMKTQKIAWQVPVGTVEDTGPLGIRMHLPIKIGLPTLGGTLSTQGGLVFIAGTQDFYLRAYDSSNGAEIWKARLPVGSQGGPMTYVSPKTGKQYVVITAGGARQSTDRGDYVISYALP
- a CDS encoding ABC transporter ATP-binding protein; this translates as MTDVLLEARAISLGYPRDGGWQAVLEHFDLRLAPGEVVTILGPSGVGKSSLLRVLAGLQQPGGGSVSLHGQPLQGPHPRLAVAFQDPSLLPWLSLEKNVAFGLDFARQPKLAADQRRARIDHAIEAVGLSHARNQYPAQLSGGMAQRTALARCLARQPEVLLLDEPFGALDEVTRADMQQLLLQLIATHNTAAVLITHDIDEALLLSDRVLLLGNHPARTLGQWHIDLPQPRAQRVEELGALRIDILKTLRQASRPTSHPSSPLSSESVHVHG
- a CDS encoding AraC family transcriptional regulator — encoded protein: MISSCHLVDWLLEGLEFDASLFHVGRYCGGWHASTQGMGRASFHLVVQGHCWLHLDGQPEPLRLDSGDAVFLLRDLPYRLSSDADAHDACAQPRRSMQPLDLEAGDGVGLVCGFFQFQSGLSSLIVEGLADWIVLRAEDPAGSAARALFELILQECRRLPAPSQTLLERLTHLLFLYVLRQHGQGADSLGGLIALARQPAFAGLLERLIDAPGQPWTLESMAACAGLSRSAFFKRFNELAGQSPGQVLLALRMRHACQLLRAGNTVEQVGAQAGYQSVAAFTRAFAKAVGVQPGAYRKQHELKG
- a CDS encoding EcsC family protein, with product METLVPIQDHPEDYNDLKRAVALLESPSLTAKLSALIGSPIEGAVKALPGPVAKRINGAVKAALHTSAEAALWSLDNRPHTAASTRLHKFYAATCGALGGAFGAPALFVELPVSTTLMMRAVADVARSEGFDLSELSTKQACIEVFALGGPSDSDDAAETGYYLTRSFTSRTLQHVSRELAEIAARQGASAVKNLNPAQAGKWLALLIEKVATRFGVTISSKFAAQAVPVIGAVTGATINTLFTRFYQDMARGHFIVKRLEARYGFDEVRAAYTALSQSRPRTH
- a CDS encoding ABC transporter permease, giving the protein MRKPVIHAALGLAGLVALLLLWWAGVRVFGEADGLSARFSPQATLASLAELLTHGEVYGHIWVSLKRILIGLLLALLIGVPLGLLVGSYRHLEAATTPAFQFLRMISPLSWMPVVVMLMGVGDQPIYFLLAFAALWPILLNTAAGVRQLDPRWLQLSRSLSATRWETLCKVIVPGVIGHVLTGVRLAIGILWIVLVPCEMLGVSAGLGYFILDTRDRLAYSELMAMVLLIGALGFLLDALARGLHRRWVHA
- a CDS encoding carboxymuconolactone decarboxylase family protein is translated as MSSRITLHTLQSAPEAARPFLESAQKNSGFIPNLLGILANAPAALETYVTVSALNGKSELTLAEREVVQLIAATNHGCDFCVAGHTAVALNKAKLPPAVVDALRARGELPDARYETLAAFTREVIATRGNVSDATYQALRDAGFTEGNALEVILGVSLATLCNFANVFAQTPLNDQLSQYRWQPEA
- a CDS encoding ABC transporter substrate-binding protein, with amino-acid sequence MCMDDCCSSSSRRDFIKLSAMLTAAGALPMLASLQARAAAEPDAPVRIGYLPITDATPLLVAHNNGLFEAEGIKAERPVLLRSWAQVIEAFISGQVNVIHLLSPMTVWARYGSKVPAKVVAWNHVGGSGLTVAPDITDMKQLGGKTVAIPFWYSIHNVVLQQMLADSGLTAVSKPATAALAANEVNLLVLPPSDMPPALASKRIAGYIVAEPFNALAENLKVGRVQRFTGDVWRNHACCVVFMHEHDLNNRPEWSQKVVNAIVKAQQWTREHRAEAAALLSKAGPNKYTPHEPAVLTKVLAPSAEDRAAYLASGAIRHAQWDERRIDFQPYPFPSYTEELVKRLKNTLIEGQSDFLAGLDPAQTARDLVDDRFVRNAIAAVGGPSVFGIADSFERSEEFAD
- a CDS encoding acyl-CoA dehydrogenase family protein, translating into MLDTAFRHWLDANAEAIDQGQCDPHRVLAHIAESQVLRVGIAPALGGSGGDVTDAVEAIAAIASRSLASAFVCWGQRAFIEYLLHSPNEALRERLLADLLSGELAGATGLSNAMKFLSGIEALQVQARAQADGWTLEGRLHWVTNLRQSGFVVAAAIEAEQGQAPFVMAIPSASLGLERSDDLQLMGLQSSSTAALAFHQVQLDRSWLLHDNAREFLPRVRPAFLALQCGMSIGLARRALDEVREHLQGRGSFLAEAEQVLRERLENTVGELKQGLLDGRFLAQPAALFKLRITLAESAADAVQMELQASGGKAYLTAYGEGFARRWRESAFVPIVTPSLVQLRAELQRQAASV